Proteins from a genomic interval of Streptococcus oralis:
- a CDS encoding glycosyltransferase family 1 protein has translation MKILHIPTGGLFSDGIGTFIYSYLEYMDLSEIEVTILATNKPLLEDKLKFQVLGVQIVEIERKKSSILAYMREFLELLKVGKYDVVHVHGSSALMSIELFIAKIMGVPVRIAHSHNTTCNHILLDRMLRPFFYTLYTQSWACGEKAGEWLFKDKRFKVIHNARDVEKYSFNPHLRRVFRTTHSLKENTLALGHVGRFNIQKNHTFLLDLMDEMKCKQKDVKLFLVGEGEKVEDVKRYVKERKLENSIVFLNRYSDMQSFISAMDIMLLPSLYEGLPLVAIEWQINGIQSILSTTISDECIFTNSIQQLPIDNVSTWIKAIEDFSYINRLEKSRENIDLAQKSNYDIRIEAKKLENEYKKLIGE, from the coding sequence ATGAAAATTTTGCATATTCCAACAGGAGGTTTGTTTTCTGATGGGATTGGAACATTTATATATTCATACCTCGAATACATGGACTTGAGTGAAATTGAAGTGACGATTCTAGCTACCAATAAACCGTTGTTAGAAGATAAATTAAAATTTCAAGTATTAGGTGTTCAGATTGTAGAAATTGAAAGAAAGAAATCCTCAATACTGGCATATATGAGAGAATTCCTTGAACTCTTAAAAGTAGGAAAATACGATGTTGTACACGTTCACGGGAGTAGTGCTCTTATGTCAATTGAATTGTTTATAGCAAAAATTATGGGAGTTCCTGTAAGAATAGCGCATAGTCATAATACAACGTGTAATCATATTCTACTAGACAGAATGCTACGTCCTTTTTTTTACACTTTATATACTCAATCTTGGGCGTGTGGTGAAAAGGCAGGAGAATGGCTTTTTAAGGATAAACGATTTAAAGTTATACATAATGCCAGGGATGTAGAAAAATATAGTTTTAATCCTCATCTTCGCCGAGTATTTCGGACAACGCATTCATTAAAAGAAAATACACTTGCATTAGGACATGTAGGTAGATTCAATATTCAAAAAAATCATACATTTCTTCTGGATTTAATGGATGAAATGAAATGTAAGCAGAAGGATGTAAAATTGTTTTTGGTCGGTGAAGGAGAAAAAGTAGAGGATGTTAAGAGATATGTAAAAGAACGAAAATTGGAAAATTCAATTGTTTTTTTGAATCGGTATTCGGATATGCAATCGTTTATCTCTGCTATGGATATAATGCTATTACCGAGTTTATACGAGGGGTTGCCTTTAGTTGCTATTGAGTGGCAAATTAATGGAATTCAATCTATTCTTTCAACGACAATTTCTGATGAGTGCATCTTCACAAATAGTATCCAACAATTACCAATTGACAACGTAAGTACTTGGATAAAAGCTATTGAAGATTTTTCATATATAAACAGATTGGAAAAATCTAGAGAAAATATTGACCTAGCTCAAAAATCAAACTATGATATCAGAATTGAGGCTAAAAAATTAGAGAATGAGTATAAAAAGTTGATTGGGGAGTAA
- a CDS encoding glycosyltransferase, with protein sequence MIFVTVGTHEQQFNRLIKEIDELKAEGVITSDVFIQVGFSDYQPRFCRWERFLSYDEMNNLMEEADIVITHGGPATFMNVIANGKRPVVVPRRKKFGEHVNDHQLDFCNRIVQEGYDLVVIEDIKKIREYLNPSSSIAVKSNNECFVQHFSNLIAELVE encoded by the coding sequence ATGATTTTTGTAACTGTCGGTACGCATGAGCAACAATTTAATAGACTAATAAAAGAGATTGATGAATTGAAAGCAGAGGGAGTTATTACGTCGGATGTATTTATCCAAGTTGGTTTTTCAGACTATCAACCTCGATTTTGCAGATGGGAACGTTTTCTTTCGTATGATGAGATGAATAACCTAATGGAAGAAGCGGATATAGTTATCACTCATGGTGGTCCTGCTACATTTATGAATGTTATTGCTAATGGGAAAAGACCAGTAGTTGTTCCGAGAAGAAAAAAATTTGGAGAACATGTGAATGACCATCAGTTAGATTTTTGTAATAGGATTGTTCAGGAGGGATATGATTTAGTAGTCATAGAGGATATTAAAAAAATCCGAGAATACCTGAATCCATCTAGTAGTATTGCCGTTAAATCTAATAATGAATGCTTTGTACAACATTTTTCAAATTTGATTGCAGAATTAGTTGAGTAA
- the pssD gene encoding PssD/Cps14F family polysaccharide biosynthesis glycosyltransferase: MKLCLVGSSGGHLNHLYLLKPFWQDKDRLWVTFDKEDARSILSNEKCHYCYYPTNRNIKNLIKNTFLALRILYKERPDVIISSGAAVAIPFFYLGKIFGAKTVYIEVFDRVDAPTMTGKIVYPVTDRFIVQWEEMKKIYPKAINLGGIF, from the coding sequence ATAAAACTTTGTCTAGTAGGATCTAGCGGTGGACATTTAAATCATCTCTATCTATTGAAACCATTTTGGCAGGATAAAGATAGACTATGGGTTACTTTTGATAAAGAAGATGCTCGAAGTATTTTATCAAATGAAAAATGTCATTATTGCTATTATCCGACTAATCGTAATATAAAAAATCTAATAAAAAATACATTTCTTGCTTTAAGAATATTATATAAAGAAAGGCCAGATGTTATCATTTCATCCGGAGCAGCGGTTGCAATACCGTTCTTTTATTTAGGTAAAATATTTGGTGCTAAAACTGTTTATATAGAAGTATTTGATCGTGTAGACGCTCCGACAATGACTGGCAAAATAGTATACCCTGTTACAGATAGATTCATTGTCCAATGGGAAGAAATGAAAAAAATCTATCCCAAGGCAATCAATTTGGGAGGAATTTTCTAA
- a CDS encoding LicD family protein: MTDELEQLHNLELLLASEVLKICEKYNLKIVMLAGTFLGAIRHNGFIPWDDDMDFGMPREDFERFKELCVSDLDREKYFLQTDQTDLNYPFNFVKLRLNNTHVSEEFSLDANVHDGIYIDIFPIDDICPKPFRRFIQLKGFWLFRNLLWIKCGYGDNDRKKRLAYKLAKLATHVFSISFLKKMKEKCILLGQSTNADNVVVSDGSYGIKKETFPKVWLDEVESYSFDDIKLWGMKNYRAYLKHMYGDYMQLPPENQRNHHKRIKIDFGPYVEK, from the coding sequence ATGACAGATGAATTAGAACAGTTACATAACTTAGAACTTTTGCTAGCTTCAGAAGTGTTAAAAATATGTGAAAAATATAATTTAAAAATCGTGATGCTAGCAGGAACTTTTCTAGGGGCTATACGCCATAATGGATTCATCCCGTGGGACGATGATATGGATTTTGGTATGCCAAGAGAGGATTTTGAAAGATTTAAAGAATTATGTGTTTCGGATTTGGACAGGGAAAAATATTTTCTACAGACAGATCAAACAGATTTGAATTATCCATTTAATTTTGTGAAACTACGTCTCAATAACACACATGTTTCTGAGGAATTTTCTTTAGATGCAAATGTTCATGATGGAATTTATATTGATATTTTTCCGATTGATGATATCTGTCCCAAGCCTTTTAGACGATTCATTCAACTTAAAGGATTTTGGTTATTCCGAAATCTATTATGGATAAAATGTGGATATGGGGACAACGATAGAAAAAAACGATTAGCGTATAAGCTAGCTAAGCTTGCCACACATGTGTTCTCAATATCTTTTTTGAAAAAGATGAAGGAGAAGTGTATATTACTAGGGCAGAGTACCAATGCTGATAATGTAGTGGTTAGTGATGGTAGTTATGGAATAAAGAAAGAAACTTTTCCAAAAGTGTGGTTAGACGAAGTTGAAAGTTATTCCTTTGATGATATAAAATTATGGGGAATGAAGAATTATAGAGCATACTTAAAACATATGTATGGTGACTATATGCAGCTTCCACCTGAGAATCAACGAAATCATCACAAACGAATTAAAATTGATTTTGGCCCATACGTAGAAAAATAG
- the tagD gene encoding glycerol-3-phosphate cytidylyltransferase translates to MKKVITYGTFDLLHYGHINLLKRAKSLGDYLIVVISTDEFNWNEKQKKCYFTYEQRKTLVEAVRYVDLVIPEESWEQKVTDVHEYHIDTFVMGDDWKGKFDFLEKEGVEVVYLPRTPEISTTEIKNSLATREY, encoded by the coding sequence ATGAAAAAAGTCATAACATATGGAACATTTGATTTGTTGCACTATGGCCATATTAATCTTCTTAAAAGGGCTAAATCGTTAGGCGATTATTTAATTGTTGTGATTTCAACTGATGAATTCAACTGGAATGAAAAACAAAAAAAATGTTATTTTACATATGAACAAAGAAAAACACTCGTAGAGGCTGTTAGATATGTTGATTTAGTAATACCCGAAGAATCCTGGGAACAAAAGGTGACAGATGTCCATGAATATCACATAGATACCTTTGTTATGGGAGATGATTGGAAGGGGAAATTTGATTTTTTGGAGAAGGAAGGAGTTGAAGTGGTCTATTTACCACGAACTCCTGAAATCAGTACAACTGAAATCAAGAATTCATTGGCAACTAGAGAATATTAA
- a CDS encoding sugar transferase, with amino-acid sequence MEEKGLKITLAAIQSFLVIILAYLLSFVRETEIANTSVIILFILHFVVFNISDYERDFLKRGYLAEFISTIKYIVFFALAISISNFFLEDRFSISRRGMIYFLTIHSILLYLLNLCIKRYRRRIFPNFKGSKKIFLITATSRVEKVVDRLIESGEIFWELVAVSVLDQPNFQHASVTVVPAENILDFATHEVVDEVFINLPSEEYDIGEFISLFETMGIDVTVNLNAFNNYLGSDKKIRGMAGLNVITFSTKFYKTSHVIAKRFIDIIGSIIGLLICGLVSIVLVPVIRKDGGPAIFSQTRIGKNGRHFTFYKFRSMCVDAEKKKQELLAQNTMQGGMFKVDDDPRITKIGRFIRKTSLDELPQFWNVLMGDMSLVGTRPPTVDEYEKYTPEQKRRLSFKPGITGLWQVSGRSKITDFDDVVKLDVAYIDDWTIWKDIEILLKTVKVVFMREGAK; translated from the coding sequence ATGGAAGAAAAGGGATTGAAGATTACTTTGGCGGCAATCCAGAGTTTTCTTGTCATTATATTAGCTTATTTACTTAGTTTTGTAAGAGAAACAGAGATTGCGAACACCTCTGTTATCATCTTGTTCATTCTGCATTTTGTTGTTTTTAACATTAGTGATTATGAGCGTGATTTTTTAAAAAGGGGTTATTTAGCTGAGTTTATCAGCACTATAAAATATATCGTTTTCTTTGCTTTAGCCATCAGTATTTCAAACTTCTTTTTAGAAGATCGTTTTAGTATCTCTAGACGAGGCATGATTTATTTTTTGACAATACATTCTATTTTGTTGTATTTGTTGAATCTGTGCATTAAACGCTATAGGAGACGTATCTTTCCAAATTTCAAGGGGAGTAAAAAGATATTCTTGATAACAGCTACTTCCAGAGTTGAGAAAGTTGTAGATAGACTGATAGAGTCGGGAGAGATTTTTTGGGAATTGGTGGCGGTCAGTGTTTTGGATCAGCCTAATTTTCAGCATGCATCCGTAACCGTTGTACCTGCGGAGAACATCTTAGACTTTGCTACCCATGAAGTTGTTGATGAAGTTTTTATCAATTTACCAAGTGAAGAGTATGACATCGGGGAGTTCATCTCTCTTTTTGAAACAATGGGAATTGACGTGACAGTCAACCTGAATGCTTTCAATAACTATCTAGGTAGCGATAAAAAGATTCGCGGAATGGCAGGCTTGAATGTCATTACGTTTTCTACAAAATTTTATAAGACAAGCCACGTCATTGCTAAACGTTTCATTGATATCATAGGTTCGATTATCGGACTACTTATTTGTGGATTGGTGAGTATTGTTTTGGTTCCGGTGATTCGAAAAGATGGCGGACCCGCTATTTTTTCTCAAACTCGTATCGGAAAAAATGGTCGACATTTCACTTTTTATAAATTTAGATCTATGTGCGTGGATGCTGAGAAAAAGAAACAAGAGCTCCTTGCACAAAATACCATGCAAGGTGGTATGTTTAAAGTCGATGATGATCCTCGTATAACAAAGATAGGGAGATTTATCCGTAAGACTAGTCTAGATGAACTCCCTCAGTTTTGGAATGTTTTAATGGGAGATATGAGTTTGGTTGGGACACGTCCCCCAACAGTTGATGAGTATGAAAAATATACTCCTGAACAGAAACGTCGTCTTAGTTTTAAGCCTGGAATTACTGGTCTATGGCAGGTGAGTGGTCGTAGTAAAATCACGGACTTTGATGATGTTGTCAAGCTGGACGTAGCTTATATTGATGATTGGACCATCTGGAAAGATATTGAAATATTGTTAAAGACCGTTAAAGTGGTATTTATGAGAGAAGGGGCGAAGTAA
- a CDS encoding tyrosine-protein kinase yields the protein MPTLEIAHKKLDKARKAEEYYNAIRTNIQLSGDNLKVISITSVKPEEGKSTTSTNIAWAFARAGYKTLLIDADIRNSVMSGVFKSREKITGLTEFLSGTTDLSQGLCDSNIENLFVIQAGSVSPNPTALLQSENFATMIDTLRKYFDYIIVDTAPIGVVIDAAIITQQCDGSILITAAGETNRRDVQKAKEQLEQTGKPFLGIVLNKLNTLVEKYGAYGAYGSYGKK from the coding sequence ATGCCAACGTTAGAAATCGCACATAAAAAATTGGATAAGGCAAGAAAAGCAGAGGAGTATTACAATGCGATTCGTACCAATATACAATTGAGCGGAGATAACTTAAAAGTTATCTCCATTACATCAGTGAAACCAGAGGAAGGGAAGTCAACTACTTCTACCAATATTGCTTGGGCCTTTGCGCGTGCTGGATATAAGACGCTTTTAATAGATGCCGATATTCGTAATTCTGTCATGTCAGGTGTTTTTAAATCACGTGAAAAGATTACAGGATTAACAGAGTTCTTATCTGGAACAACAGATTTATCACAAGGGTTATGTGATTCGAATATTGAGAATTTGTTTGTCATTCAAGCCGGCTCCGTTTCCCCAAATCCAACAGCTTTGTTACAAAGTGAGAATTTTGCGACAATGATTGATACCTTGCGCAAGTACTTTGATTACATCATCGTTGATACCGCTCCGATTGGAGTAGTTATTGATGCAGCGATTATCACGCAACAGTGTGATGGCTCTATATTGATAACTGCTGCTGGTGAAACAAATCGTCGTGACGTCCAAAAAGCTAAAGAACAATTGGAACAAACAGGTAAACCATTCTTAGGGATTGTATTAAATAAATTGAATACCTTAGTTGAGAAATATGGGGCATATGGAGCTTATGGCTCTTACGGGAAAAAATAA
- the cpsC gene encoding capsular polysaccharide biosynthesis protein CpsC, with product MKEQNMMEIDVFQLLKILWKRKFLIALVAIVTGVVAFAYSSFIVKPEYTSTTRIYVVNRNQGDKPGLTNQDLQAGSYLVKDYREIILSQDVLEKVATDLKLDLPSKGLASKIKVTVPADTRIVSISVTDRAPEEASRIANSLREVAAQKIISVTRVSDVTTLEEARPATSPSSPNIRRNTMIGFLAGAVVMIVTVLLIELLDTRVKRPEEVEDVMQIALLGVVPNLDKLK from the coding sequence ATGAAAGAACAAAATATGATGGAAATTGATGTATTTCAATTGCTTAAAATTCTTTGGAAACGGAAATTTCTAATTGCACTGGTAGCAATCGTAACTGGGGTAGTAGCTTTTGCCTACAGTAGCTTTATCGTAAAACCTGAATATACCAGTACGACACGTATCTATGTAGTTAATCGTAATCAGGGAGATAAGCCTGGATTGACAAACCAAGATTTGCAGGCAGGGTCTTACTTGGTTAAAGACTATCGCGAAATTATTCTTTCGCAAGACGTTTTGGAGAAGGTCGCAACGGATTTGAAACTGGATCTTCCTTCAAAAGGTTTGGCTAGTAAAATTAAGGTGACCGTACCGGCTGATACACGTATCGTATCTATCTCCGTTACAGATCGTGCGCCTGAAGAAGCAAGTCGTATCGCCAACTCATTGAGAGAGGTTGCAGCTCAAAAGATTATTAGTGTTACACGGGTTTCAGATGTGACGACACTCGAAGAGGCTCGCCCAGCAACCTCACCATCTTCACCAAACATTCGTCGTAATACCATGATTGGATTTCTAGCTGGAGCGGTTGTGATGATTGTCACGGTTCTCCTTATTGAACTCCTAGACACACGCGTTAAACGACCAGAAGAAGTTGAAGATGTTATGCAAATTGCATTATTAGGAGTTGTTCCAAATTTGGATAAATTAAAATAG
- the cps4B gene encoding capsular polysaccharide biosynthesis protein Cps4B → MIDIHSHIVFDVDDGPKSIEESKNLLREAYSQGVRTIVSTSHRRKGMFETPEEKIATNFLKVREMAKEVADDLVIAYGAEIYYTPDVVEKLEKKLIPTLNDSHYALIEFSMNTPYRDIHKGLSDILMLGITPVIAHIERYDALENNEKRVRELIDMGCYTQVNSSHVLKPKLFGETYKFMKKRAQYFLERDLVHVIASDMHNLDRRPPHMEEAYDIIAKKYGEDKAKELFKDNPRKIIMDQLI, encoded by the coding sequence ATGATAGACATCCATTCACACATCGTTTTTGATGTGGATGATGGTCCAAAGTCGATAGAGGAGAGTAAAAACCTTTTAAGAGAAGCCTATAGTCAAGGGGTCAGGACCATTGTTTCCACGTCTCATCGTCGGAAAGGGATGTTTGAGACGCCAGAAGAGAAAATAGCAACTAACTTTTTGAAAGTTCGCGAAATGGCCAAAGAGGTGGCAGATGATCTTGTCATCGCTTATGGTGCAGAAATATACTATACGCCAGATGTTGTCGAAAAATTGGAAAAGAAATTGATTCCAACCCTCAATGATAGTCACTATGCTTTGATTGAGTTTAGTATGAATACACCCTATCGAGATATACATAAAGGCCTGAGCGATATTCTCATGTTAGGGATCACACCAGTTATTGCCCATATTGAGCGTTATGATGCTCTAGAAAATAATGAAAAGCGAGTTCGGGAGCTGATTGATATGGGGTGCTATACCCAGGTCAATAGTTCTCATGTCTTGAAACCAAAACTCTTTGGAGAAACCTACAAATTCATGAAAAAGAGAGCTCAGTATTTCTTGGAACGTGATCTAGTTCATGTCATTGCTAGCGATATGCATAATTTGGATCGTAGACCACCTCATATGGAAGAAGCCTATGATATCATTGCTAAAAAGTATGGCGAAGATAAGGCGAAGGAACTTTTCAAAGATAACCCACGAAAAATAATAATGGATCAATTGATTTAG
- a CDS encoding LCP family protein encodes MSRRSKRNRSGNVKRNINIVLLAIYLLLSGSLLFLIFRHNILAFRHLNILATVLVLLSAVAALLLIVYKKAEKFTIFFLVLAVLTSSVSLFALHQFVGLTNHINATSNYSEYSMSVVVLKDSEINNVTQLESVTGPTETDNDNIQKLIADIKTTQSKDLAVEQSASYLAAYKSLISGDAKAIVLNSVFENIIEAEYPDYASKIKKIYTKKLTKDVAAPKVSKNQSFNIYISGIDTYGPISSVSRSDVNILMTINRDTKKILLTTTPRDSYVPIADGGNNQKDKLTHAGIYGVDSSIHTLENLYGVDINYYVRLNFTSFLKLIDLLGGVDVYNDQDFTSLHGQYHFPVGNVHLDSEKALGFVRERYSLADGDRDRGRNQQKVIVAIIQKLTSTEALKNYDNIIQGLQDSLQTNMPLETMMDLVNTQLDSGGQYKVNSQDLKGTGRMDLPSYAMPDSSLYMMEIDESSLAAAKAAIKDVMEGK; translated from the coding sequence ATGAGTAGACGTTCAAAGAGAAATCGTTCAGGAAATGTGAAACGAAATATTAATATAGTTTTATTAGCCATTTATTTATTATTGAGTGGCTCTTTGTTGTTCTTAATTTTTAGACATAACATCCTAGCCTTTAGACATCTCAATATCTTAGCTACAGTTCTAGTTTTACTATCTGCTGTCGCAGCTCTACTTTTAATAGTATATAAGAAAGCCGAAAAGTTCACGATCTTCTTTTTGGTACTTGCGGTGTTGACTAGTTCGGTTTCGCTATTTGCTTTGCACCAATTTGTGGGCTTGACTAATCACATCAATGCGACATCAAACTACTCAGAGTATTCGATGAGTGTTGTGGTTTTAAAAGATAGTGAAATCAACAACGTTACCCAGTTAGAGAGTGTAACAGGTCCGACTGAAACGGATAATGACAATATCCAAAAATTGATAGCGGATATTAAGACGACTCAGAGCAAAGACTTGGCGGTTGAACAAAGTGCATCTTACTTAGCAGCCTATAAGAGCTTGATTTCAGGTGATGCGAAAGCGATTGTCTTGAACAGTGTCTTTGAAAACATCATTGAAGCGGAGTATCCAGATTATGCTTCGAAGATTAAGAAAATCTATACGAAAAAACTAACCAAAGATGTTGCGGCACCAAAGGTATCTAAGAATCAATCCTTTAATATTTATATCAGTGGTATTGATACCTACGGACCTATCAGTTCAGTTTCGCGTTCAGACGTCAACATCTTGATGACTATAAATCGAGATACTAAGAAAATCCTTCTCACCACAACACCTCGAGATTCTTATGTTCCGATTGCGGACGGAGGAAATAATCAAAAGGATAAATTGACTCACGCGGGGATTTATGGAGTGGACTCATCAATTCATACCTTGGAAAACCTATATGGAGTTGATATTAACTACTATGTTCGTTTGAATTTCACCTCTTTCTTGAAATTGATTGACCTTCTAGGTGGTGTGGATGTTTATAATGACCAAGATTTCACTTCTTTGCATGGGCAGTACCATTTTCCTGTCGGGAATGTCCATCTAGACTCTGAAAAAGCCCTTGGTTTTGTCCGCGAACGCTACTCTCTAGCGGATGGAGACCGCGACCGCGGTCGGAACCAGCAAAAAGTCATTGTTGCCATCATTCAGAAGCTAACCTCGACAGAGGCTTTAAAGAATTATGACAACATTATTCAAGGATTGCAAGATTCTCTTCAAACCAATATGCCTTTGGAAACCATGATGGACTTGGTTAATACACAGTTGGATAGTGGTGGTCAGTATAAGGTCAATTCCCAAGACTTAAAAGGAACTGGTAGAATGGATCTTCCATCCTACGCTATGCCAGATAGCAGCCTCTATATGATGGAAATTGATGAAAGTAGCTTGGCTGCAGCCAAGGCAGCTATCAAAGATGTGATGGAGGGTAAGTAG
- a CDS encoding peptide ABC transporter substrate-binding protein: MIKMKKRLIETGLVLATGILLSACGQFNTNTSTYSSTFSANPTTFNYLLDYYADNTAVITNLVDGLLENDSYGNLTPALAEDWSVSADGLTYTYKLRKDAKWYTADGEEYASVKAQDFVTGIKYAADNKGQAMDLIQNSIKGLNDYVTGVTNDFSTVGVKALDDYTVEYTLTRPEPYWNSKTTNSILFPVNEEFLKSKDKDFGTLTPDSILYNGPYLLKDFTSKSSIEYVKNPHYYDHDKVTIEKVKLAYFDGSDQEMTIRNFENGAYSIAGVYPNSSNYAKTKEKYQDNIVYSLQDKTSWYFNFNVNRKTYNHTAKTTDEQKKSVQTAILNKNFRQAINFGIDRTAYSAQSNGEEAASKTLRNTLVPPTFVQVGDKTFGEVTASKLVNYGTEWSGINLADAQDAYFNKEKAQAKFAEAKKELEAQGVTFPIHLDVPVDQTNKNAVSGMNSVKQTLETVLGSDNIVIDVQQLSTDDFGNVAFLAPNPAARDYDLNFDGWVGDYQDPSTYLDPFNAETGFYLKIFGLDAKEDQELIKSLGLDTYTQLLKEADAENKDVAKRYEKYAEAQAWMIDNSLIMSAMSNGGTASVTKVTPFTRAYSLVGIKGDGNNYKYMRLQKDPVTKKQFDEAKAKWEAESKKAIEKSQKEFENHIK, from the coding sequence ATGATCAAAATGAAAAAAAGACTAATCGAGACAGGTCTTGTCTTAGCGACAGGGATTTTGCTTTCGGCGTGTGGACAGTTCAACACAAATACTAGCACTTATTCATCAACATTTAGTGCGAATCCAACAACTTTTAACTATCTTCTAGATTATTATGCAGATAATACTGCCGTTATTACCAATCTCGTAGATGGTTTGCTGGAAAATGATAGCTATGGCAACCTAACGCCAGCTCTAGCTGAGGATTGGTCTGTTTCAGCAGATGGTTTGACCTATACCTACAAGCTTAGAAAAGATGCAAAGTGGTATACGGCTGATGGTGAGGAATATGCTTCAGTCAAGGCTCAGGATTTTGTCACTGGGATCAAATATGCCGCTGACAACAAGGGGCAAGCCATGGATCTGATCCAAAATTCAATCAAGGGATTGAATGACTATGTGACGGGTGTGACCAATGACTTTTCGACTGTTGGTGTCAAAGCCTTGGATGATTACACAGTCGAGTACACTTTGACTCGACCAGAACCGTATTGGAATTCAAAGACAACCAATAGTATCCTTTTTCCAGTCAACGAAGAGTTCTTGAAATCAAAGGATAAAGACTTTGGTACCTTGACACCAGACAGCATCCTTTATAACGGTCCATATCTGTTAAAAGATTTCACATCAAAATCTTCGATCGAATATGTGAAGAATCCACACTATTATGACCATGATAAAGTAACCATTGAAAAAGTTAAGTTAGCCTACTTTGATGGGTCAGATCAGGAGATGACCATTCGAAACTTTGAAAATGGCGCCTACTCGATTGCGGGAGTCTATCCAAATAGTTCGAACTATGCCAAGACAAAAGAAAAATACCAAGACAATATCGTTTATAGCTTGCAAGACAAGACATCTTGGTACTTTAACTTTAACGTCAACCGCAAAACCTATAATCATACCGCTAAAACAACGGACGAACAAAAGAAATCAGTTCAAACAGCTATCTTAAATAAAAATTTCCGTCAGGCTATCAACTTTGGTATTGATCGAACAGCCTACTCTGCTCAATCTAACGGTGAAGAGGCAGCGAGCAAAACCCTTCGTAATACTTTGGTTCCACCAACATTTGTTCAGGTGGGAGATAAGACCTTTGGAGAAGTGACAGCTTCTAAGCTTGTGAACTACGGAACTGAGTGGTCAGGTATCAATTTGGCAGACGCTCAAGATGCTTACTTTAACAAGGAAAAGGCCCAAGCAAAATTTGCGGAAGCTAAAAAGGAATTGGAAGCCCAAGGCGTGACTTTCCCAATCCATTTGGATGTCCCTGTTGATCAGACAAATAAAAATGCGGTTTCTGGTATGAACTCGGTTAAACAAACCCTTGAAACAGTACTAGGTTCTGACAATATCGTCATTGATGTTCAACAGCTTTCTACAGATGACTTTGGAAATGTTGCCTTCCTAGCGCCAAATCCAGCAGCTCGTGACTACGACTTAAACTTTGATGGTTGGGTTGGTGATTACCAGGATCCATCAACTTATCTAGATCCCTTCAATGCTGAAACCGGCTTCTATCTCAAGATTTTTGGCCTTGATGCCAAGGAAGACCAAGAGCTCATCAAGAGTCTGGGGCTCGATACCTATACACAACTCCTGAAAGAAGCAGATGCCGAGAATAAAGATGTCGCTAAGCGTTATGAAAAATACGCTGAAGCCCAAGCTTGGATGATTGACAATTCTCTAATCATGTCTGCTATGTCAAATGGTGGGACAGCCTCTGTAACTAAAGTAACTCCGTTTACACGTGCCTACTCCCTAGTGGGTATCAAGGGTGACGGAAATAATTATAAGTACATGAGATTGCAAAAGGACCCTGTTACCAAGAAACAATTCGACGAAGCCAAGGCTAAGTGGGAAGCAGAAAGTAAAAAGGCTATTGAAAAGAGCCAAAAAGAGTTTGAAAATCATATCAAATAA